Within Staphylococcus sp. NRL 16/872, the genomic segment ATCTACAGCAACTGTAGGTGAAGGTAGTTCCAACCAAGGTGATTTCCATGAAGGCTTAAATTTCGCGGGTGTTCATAACTTACCATTCGTTTGTGTCATTATAAATAATAAATATGCGATTTCAGTACCTGATTCTTTACAATATGCTGCAGAAAAATTATCTGATAGAGCTGCTGGTTATGGCATTTATGGAGAAACTGTAGATGGTAATGATCCAATTGCAATGTATAAAGCTATGAAAGAAGCTAGAGAAAGAGCTCTAAGCGGAGAAGGTGCAACGCTTATTGAAGCAGTTACTAGCCGTATGACACCTCATTCTTCAGACGATGATGATACATATCGTACAAAAGAAGAACGTGAATCTTTAAAAATATTGGATTGCAATTTAAAATTTAAAGATTACCTATTAGAACAAGGCGTTATTGATGAAAAATGGTTAAGTGAAGTTGAAGAAGAGCACAAAGCTATCGTGAATAAAGCAACTAAAGATGCTGAGCAAGCACCTTATCCTTCAGTAAATGAAGTGTATCAATATGTATATGACCCTGAAGGAGGTATAACTAATGACTAAAATGAGCTATATTGAGGCCATTCAACAAGCACAGGATTTAGCAATGGAACAAAATAAAAACGTCTTCATTTTAGGTGAGGATGTAGGTCGTAAAGGTGGCGTATTTGGTGCTACTCGTGGTTTACAAGAAAAATATGGTGTCGAACGTGTAATAGATACGCCGTTAGCTGAATCAAATATCATTGGTACTGCAATCGGGGCTGCAATGTTAGGAAAACGTCCGATCGCGGAAATTCAATTTGCTGATTTCATTTTACCTGCAGTAAATCAAATTATTAGTGAAGCTGCTAAAATGCGATATCGTTCAAATAATGACTGGCAATGTCCTTTAACAATACGAGCACCATTCGGCGGTGGCGTCCATGGCGGTTTATATCATTCACAAAGTGTAGAAAGCATCTTTGCATCTACACCTGGATTAACTATTGTTATACCGTCTTCACCATATGACGCTAAAGGTCTATTATTATCATCTATTGAATCTAATGATCCAGTGTTATTCTTTGAACATAAGAAAGCATATCGTTTCTTAAAAGAAGAAGTACCAGAAGACTATTACACTGTTCCATTAGGAAAAGCAGACGTTAAACGTGAAGGCGAAGATATTACTGTCTTCACATATGGCTTATGCGTAAACTATTGTCTTCAAGCTGCTGATATATTAGCTGCAGATGGCATTAGTGTAGAAGTGGTTGATTTACGTACCGTTTATCCTTTAGACAAACAAACGATTATTGAACGAGCTAAAAATAATGGCAAAATTTTACTTGTTACAGAAGATAATCTAGAAGGTAGTATTATGTCAGAAGTTTCAGCTATTATTGCTGAGAACTGCTTGTTTGATTTAGATGCACCAATTATGCGACTTGCTGGACCTGATGTGCCTTCAATGCCATTTTCACCTAATCTTGAAAATGAAGTCATGATGAACCCTGACAAAATCTTAGATAAAATGCGCGAACTTGCGCAATTTTAAGGAGGCAATATTATGGATATTAAAATGCCAAAATTAGGGGAAAGTGTACACGAAGGTACGATTGAACAATGGTTAGTGTCTGTAGGAGACCACGTTGATGAATATGAACCACTATGTGAAGTTGTAACTGATAAAGTGACTGCAGAAGTGCCTTCAACGAGTTCAGGTATCATTACTGAGCTATGTGTAAATGAAGGTGAAACAGTCGAAATCAATCATGTGATTTGCAAGATTGAAAATGAAAATGAATCAGAGTCGAATGATAATGAGGACCAACAACTTAATGTGAATTTGAGTGGTGATGATCAACTTACAATCAATAATAAGAATAGTGATCAGCATAATAACGCAAATGGGCCTCAACAATCGCTTCAATCTCAGTCACAATCTCAATCGCAATCATCTGCACCTAAAAATAATGGTCGTTTTTCTCCTGTAGTATTTAAAATTGCTTCAGAAAATAACGTAGATTTATCGTTAGTACCTGGTACTGGTTTTGAAAATAGAGTTACTAAAAAAGATATCGAAGCTTATATTAAATCAAGCCATAATAATACTTCTCAACCGACGCAATCATCTGCGCCAAAAGATAAATTAAAAACTCAAGATGTGCCAGTAACACCTCAATCATCAAATCAAAATGACCAAGTCATTCCAGTAAAAGGTGTACGTAAAGCAATTGCACAAAACATGGTGACAAGTGTTACTGAAATTCCTCATGGCTGGATGATGGTTGAAGTAGATGCTACTAATTTGGTAAAAACGAGAAATTATCACAAAAATAGTTTTAAAGAAAATGAAGGATATAACTTAACGTATTTTGCTTTCTTCGTAAAAGCAGTAGCTGAAGCGCTAAAAGCAAACCCACTATTAAATAGTAGTTGGGATGGCAACGAGATTGTATTGCATAAAGAAATCAATATTTCTATTGCGGTAGCTGATGAAGATAAGTTATATGTCCCTGTCATTAAAAATGCAGATGAAAAATCTATAAAAGGCATTGCTAGAGAAGTTAATGAATTAGCACTTAAAGCACATAATGGTAAATTAACTCAAGAAGATATGTCAGGTGGTACATTTACTGTTAATAATACCGGAACATTTGGTTCTGTATCGTCAATGGGTATTATTAATCATCCTCAAGCTGCTATCTTGCAAGTGGAATCGATTGTCAAACGACCTGTCGTTATTGATGACATGATAGCGATTAGAAGCATGGTGAATTTATGTATTTCTATTGACCATCGTATCCTTGACGGCGTACAAACTGGTCGTTTCATGTCTCAAGTAAAACAACGCATTGAGAATTATTCAGTTGAAAATACTAATATTTACTAGTTTTAATAAGGGAAAGTTCACCAATCGTTAGACAAGCTATTTGAACTCTGTTTATTAAATTAGTAGAATGACAATAACTAAAGAAATGATAGAAAGGTGATTCTCATGGACTTAAATTTTGATTTATATATGAATGGCGTAGTTGACCAGGCACGTAATGAAATTGAATCTGCAGGTTATGAACAATTAACAACTGCTGAAGAAGTAGATAAAGTATTACAACAAAACGGTACATCATTAGTTATGGTTAACTCTGTATGTGGTTGCGCAGGAGGCATTGCACGTCCAGCTGCAAGTCACGCTTTACATTATGATAAATTACCAGATAGATTAGTAACTGTATTTGCTGGTCAAGATAAAGAAGCAACACAACAAGCAAGAGATTATTTTGAAGGCTATGCTCCATCAAGTCCATCATTTGCTCTTGTTAAAGATGGCAAAATTACTGAAATGATTGAACGTCATCAAATTGAAGGTCATGACGTGATGGATGTTATTAATCAATTACAAACTCTTTTCGAAAAATATTGTGAAGAAAGATAAGAGGAGCCTACCATGTTAAAGTTAAATCCTTATAAGATTGGATTTAGAACACTAAAAACAGCGGTAGGGATAACGCTTGGCGTTATCTTAGCAAAGTGGATAGGGCTTGATAATTATGCTTCAAGCGCTATCCTTATTGTTTTATGTATTAAACACACTAAAGTACATTCTGTACAAGCTATTGTATCACGAGTTGTTTCTTGTGTTTTGGTCTTATTATTTGGTTCTCTCATTTTTAGTTTACTAGGGCAAAACGCGATAGTATTAGGTTTAATAGTATTATTATTTATTCCTATAACTGTAATGCTCAAAGTCCAAGAAGGCGTAGTGACAAGTTGTGTTATATTACTACATGTATTTAATGCAAAAACAATTAATCTACATCTAATCATCAATGAACTGCTCCTATTGACTATTGGCTTAGGAATTGCATTTATAATGAATTTAATTATGCCTAGTCTAGATAAGAAATTACTTGATTTTAAAAGAGAAGTGGAATCAGGATTTAAGGAAATATTCAAATCCTATAGTGAAGCTTGTACTCATTATAATAATGATTTAGTTATTTCTTTTGAAAAGATACAATTAGATATTAGAAAAGCGAAATCAATTGCTTTTAGAGACGTGAAAAATCATTTTGGACGTAATGAAAATTCATATTATCACTATTTTGATATGAGACAAGAACAACTTGAACTTCTACGTAGATTACAACCTTTAATACATCAGATAACAGTTGATGATCCTTTAATTGAAGATATTTCTAATTTGATGGCTGAAATTGGCAAAAATGTTAATAGTAACGATTATACTGCTTTACGTTTACACTCTTTATATGAAATTCGTTTATCCTTAGATGAATTACCTTTGCCGAAATCACATCAATCTTTAAGATCACGAGCAAGTATGATGCAAATACTTAATGAGTTAGAAGAATATTTGAATATTAAATCTCAATTTGGTTCATTAAGATTACATAATGAGATGTAAACCGTTTGAATAGCTACACTTATTTTTTATTATTCTGAAAAATTGAGGACGAAATGTTGATCAACATTTCGTCCTCAATTTATATGCGTCATATTGTTAGTGCATTAATGGAACTAAACTTGTAAGTAATAATGCTGCCACTACAGCAATTAACATGACGATAATAATCACTTTTAAGACTTTATTATTCAACTTTGTCGCTCCTTAAATATCAAGTTTCTGCTTAAAACCTTTTAATATAGTTAAATTATAGTATATAAATTAACCTTAAATGATTTTAATACAAATGGCAATCAATTTATTTTTGAAATTGATGAAAGTCAGTTAAAATAATAATTATATGAGAAAGGGGATTTTACGTATGGTAAACAGTCAACGCTTATTAAATACATTTTTAGAATTAGTTCAAATTAATTCTGAAACGGGCCATGAAGAAGTTATTCAACCCATTTTAAAAAAACGATTTGAAGATCTAGGTTTACAAGTAAAAGAAGATAATGCATCAAAGAAAGAGTGGTTAGGTGCTAATAATTTAGTTTGTACATTACCAAGCAACACGACTGAAGAAGATGTTTCTAAAATTTACTTTACAAGTCATATGGATACAGTGGTTCCAGGTATAGATGTGAAACCGCAAGTTAAAGATGATGGATATATTTATTCTGATGGTACAACTGTACTTGGCTCTGATGATAAAGCCGGCTTAGCAGCAATCATTGAAACAATCGAAGTATTAAAAGAAAATAATATTCCTCATGGACAAATTCAATTTGTGATTACTGTTGGAGAGGAATCAGGATTAAAAGGCGCTAAAGAATTAGATCCATCTATGCTTGATGCTCAATTTGGTTATGCAGTAGATGCTAGTCAACCAGTAGGTACAACGGTAGTAGGCGCGCCGACACAAATGGTATTGAAAACAACTATTCATGGGAAAACAGCACATGCGAGCACCCCGAATGAAGGTATCAGTGCAATCAATATTGCAGCTAAAGCAATCAGTAAAATGAGTTTAGGTCAAATAGACGATTATACCACTGCGAATATTGGTAAATTCCATGGTGGATCAGCCACAAATATTGTAGCTGATGAAGTAGTTATTGAGGCTGAAGCACGTTCTCATAATGATGAAAGTATCGATAAACAAGTCACTCATATGAAAGAAGTATTTGAAAAGACTGCTCAAGAATTAGGTGGGCAAGCTAAAGTTGAAATAGAAAAAAGTTATCCAGGCTTTAAAATTGAAGATGATGATCAAGTGACACAATATGCAATTAACAGTGCACAACAACTTGGACTTAGTGGTAATACTGTTATTGCTGGCGGTGGATCAGATGGAAGTATCATAAATACGTATGGTATTCCAACAGTCATCCTTGGCGTAGGATATGAGCATATTCATACTACTTCTGAACGTATAGCTGTTGAGTCTTTAAATCAATTAGCACAGCAGTTATTAAAAATCATTGAATTAGTCAGTGAATAGTTATTAGTTTAGTGAAGTCTTTTCAAGTTTTGTGATACAATACTATTGAAAAAAATCGAATGAGAGAGGTAAGTAATATGACTCAACAAATAGGTGTAGTAGGATTAGCTGTAATGGGTAAAAACCTAGCATGGAATATTGAATCTCGTGGTTACAGCGTATCAGTATATAATCGCTCAAGCGAAAAAACTGACGAAATGGTGAAAGAATCAGAAGGTAAACAAATTCACCCAACATATTCTTTAGAGGAATTTGTTAATTCATTAGAAAAACCACGTAAAATTTTATTAATGGTTAAAGCTGGTCCAGCTACTGACGCAACAATTGACAGCTTATTACCTTTATTAGATGACGATGATATTTTAATCGATGGTGGTAATACAAATTACCAAGATACTATTCGTCGTAACAAAGCGTTAGCAGAAAGTGGTATTAACTTTATTGGTATGGGAGTATCTGGCGGTGAAGTTGGTGCGCTTACTGGTCCTTCATTAATGCCAGGTGGTCAAGAAGCTGCTTACAATAAAGTAAGTGATATTTTAGATGCTATCGCTGCGAAAGCTAAAGATGACGCTTCATGCGTAGAATACATTGGTCCTAATGGTGCAGGCCATTATGTAAAAATGGTGCACAATGGTATCGAATATGCAGATATGCAATTAATTGCTGAAAGTTACGCAATGATGAAAGATTTACTAGGTATGTCTCATGAAGAAATTTCTAAAACTTTCAAAGAATGGAATGCTGGTGAATTAGAAAGTTATTTAATTGAAATCACTGGTGACATTTTCACTAAATTAGATGAAAATAATGAAGCTTTAGTTGAAAAAATTCTTGATACAGCCGGTCAAAAAGGTACTGGTAAATGGACTTCAATCAACGCATTAGAATTAGGTATTCCTTTAACAATTATTACTGAATCTGTATTCGCACGTTTCATTTCTTCAATCAAACAAGAACGTGTAAATGCATCTAAAGAATTAAACGGTCCTGAAGTTAAATTCAACGGCAATAAAGAAGAATTCTTAGAAAAAATTCGTAAAGCTTTATATATGAGTAAAATTTGTTCATATGCTCAAGGTTTCGCTCAAATGCGTAAAGCAAGTGAAGAAAATGAATGGAACCTTAAATTAGGCGATCTTGCTATGATTTGGCGAGAAGGTTGTATCATCCGTGCACAATTCTTACAAAAAATTAAAGATGCTTATGATAATAATGCAGAATTACAAAACTTATTATTAGACCCTTACTTCAAAGGCATAGTTACTGAATACCAAGATGCATTAAGAGATGTTATTGCAACTGGTGTTCGCAATGGTGTACCAACACCTGGTTTCTCTGCAAGTGTAAACTATTATGATAGTTACCGTTCAGAAGATCTACCAGCTAACTTAATTCAAGCTCAACGTGACTATTTCGGTGCGCATACTTATGAACGTAAAGATAAAGAAGGCGTATTCCATACTCAATGGGTAGAAGAATAAACCTTTTTAAAATATAAAAATTAATATATTTTGATGAAGTAGTAGCAATTCAAGTTACTACTTCATTTTTTATAATTAAATGTGCAAACGATTGCACAAAATCATTGACTTCTTATTAATATATTTTTAATATAAGTGTATAGCTTACTTGTAAGCGCTTACCCATTTTAAAAAGAAAGTGTGGTTTCTCATGAGGACAACCATTAAAGATGTAGCTTCTGAGGCGAATGTATCCATCTCAACTGTTTCAAGAGTGATCCGTAATAACCCTAAGATCACTGAAGCAACTGCAAACAGAGTTAGAGAAGCGATGGACAAATTAGGATATATTCCAAACCAAGCTGCTCGCACATTAATTACAAATAAAACCTTAACAATTGGTTTAATTATTAAAAGTTCTTCCTCAGATGTAAGGCAAAATCCGTTTAATAGTGATGTGTTAAATGGCATTCATCAAGAATGTAATCGCCACGGCTATTCAACCAAAATGACGGTATCTGAACATTCAAATGAGCTATTTACTGAAGTTAAACAAATGGTTCAATCGCGAAGTGTAGATGGTTTTATACTCTTATATTCTAAAGAGAATGATGAAATAGAAAGACTTCTTCATGAACATAGTCTTCCTTATATAGTTGTTGGTAAACCACTTAACTACGATGATGTAATTCATATTGATAACGATAATATAAATGCTTCTCAACGATTAACAAAGTATTTATATGACTTAGGCCATAGACATATGCTTTTTCTCAAAGAGCCAGGAAATTTTGCGGTAACGAACGATAGGGAACTTGGTTTCAGAAATATTTGTGAGAAATTTAAAATTCAATATGCAGTTGAAGAAGCAGAGTCGCGACATTCAGTAAATAAGATTGTTGAACACTATTGCATTGAAGATCATCCCCTAAAACCTACTGTAATGATTACTTCTGATGCGATGTTAAATCTTCAAGTTCTTAGCGTTTTATATGATTACAACCTTCATATACCTGACACCATTCAAACTTGTACTTTTAATACATCTTTTTTGACTAAAAATGCAGCACCACCACAAACTAGCGTCTGCATTAACCCTGATTTGTTAGGTAAAAAAGCTGGCGCAACAATAATCAATTTATTGAAAGGTTTGCCTGTTTCATTTTCAAAAAAAGAAATAGAAACACATTTAGAAATTAGACAATCAACAAAAAATATAGCAAAGGAGAATGAATAATGACTAAAAATTGGTGGAAAGAAGCAGTAGCGTATCAAGTTTACCCAAGAAGCTTCAATGATAGTAATAATGACGGGATTGGAGATTTACCAGGTGTTATTGAAAAATTAGATTACTTAAAAGACTTAGGTATCGATGTGATTTGGCTAAGCCCTATGTATCAATCACCAAATGATGATAATGGATATGATATTAGTGATTATCAAGAAATTATGGATGAATTTGGCACAATGGAAGATTTCGATCGTTTGTTAAAAGGCGTACATGATAGAGGCATGAAACTCATTCTAGATTTAGTTGTCAATCATACGTCAGACGAACATCCATGGTTTATTGAGTCGAAATCAAGTAAAGATAATCCTAAAAGAGATTGGTATATTTGGGCTGACCCAAAACCTGATGGTTCTGAACCTAACAATTGGGAAAGCATCTTTAATGGTTCAACTTGGCAATTTGATGAAGTCACAGATCAATATTACTTCCATTTATTTAGCAAAAAACAACCAGATTTAAATTGGGATAATCCAGAAGTACGTGAAGCCGTGTTTGATATGATGAATTGGTGGTTTGAGAAAGGTATCGATGGCTTCCGAGTAGATGCAATTACGCATATTAAGAAAACGTTTGAAGCCGGTGATTTACCAGTACCTGAAGGAAAAAGATATGCGCCAGCATTTGAAGTAGACATGAACCAACCTGGTATTCAAGAATGGTTACAGGAAATGAAAGATGAGTCTTTAAGTAAATATGACATCATGACTGTAGGAGAGGCGAATGGTGTCAATCCAGATAATGCGGAAGAATGGGTCGGAGAAGATAAGGGTAAATTTAATATGATCTTCCAATTCGAACATTTAGGTTTATGGAGCACAGGCGACTCACAATTCGATGTTA encodes:
- a CDS encoding thiamine pyrophosphate-dependent dehydrogenase E1 component subunit alpha, coding for MIDYKSVGLTEEDLKQIYKWMDLGRKVDERLWLLNRAGKIPFVVSGQGQEATQIGMAYAMKEGDISSPYYRDLAFVTYMGISPYDTMLASFGKKDDINSGGKQMPSHFSHREKGILSQSSPVATQIPHSVGAALALKMDGKSNISTATVGEGSSNQGDFHEGLNFAGVHNLPFVCVIINNKYAISVPDSLQYAAEKLSDRAAGYGIYGETVDGNDPIAMYKAMKEARERALSGEGATLIEAVTSRMTPHSSDDDDTYRTKEERESLKILDCNLKFKDYLLEQGVIDEKWLSEVEEEHKAIVNKATKDAEQAPYPSVNEVYQYVYDPEGGITND
- a CDS encoding alpha-ketoacid dehydrogenase subunit beta, encoding MTKMSYIEAIQQAQDLAMEQNKNVFILGEDVGRKGGVFGATRGLQEKYGVERVIDTPLAESNIIGTAIGAAMLGKRPIAEIQFADFILPAVNQIISEAAKMRYRSNNDWQCPLTIRAPFGGGVHGGLYHSQSVESIFASTPGLTIVIPSSPYDAKGLLLSSIESNDPVLFFEHKKAYRFLKEEVPEDYYTVPLGKADVKREGEDITVFTYGLCVNYCLQAADILAADGISVEVVDLRTVYPLDKQTIIERAKNNGKILLVTEDNLEGSIMSEVSAIIAENCLFDLDAPIMRLAGPDVPSMPFSPNLENEVMMNPDKILDKMRELAQF
- a CDS encoding dihydrolipoamide acetyltransferase family protein, yielding MDIKMPKLGESVHEGTIEQWLVSVGDHVDEYEPLCEVVTDKVTAEVPSTSSGIITELCVNEGETVEINHVICKIENENESESNDNEDQQLNVNLSGDDQLTINNKNSDQHNNANGPQQSLQSQSQSQSQSSAPKNNGRFSPVVFKIASENNVDLSLVPGTGFENRVTKKDIEAYIKSSHNNTSQPTQSSAPKDKLKTQDVPVTPQSSNQNDQVIPVKGVRKAIAQNMVTSVTEIPHGWMMVEVDATNLVKTRNYHKNSFKENEGYNLTYFAFFVKAVAEALKANPLLNSSWDGNEIVLHKEINISIAVADEDKLYVPVIKNADEKSIKGIAREVNELALKAHNGKLTQEDMSGGTFTVNNTGTFGSVSSMGIINHPQAAILQVESIVKRPVVIDDMIAIRSMVNLCISIDHRILDGVQTGRFMSQVKQRIENYSVENTNIY
- the brxB gene encoding bacilliredoxin BrxB, yielding MDLNFDLYMNGVVDQARNEIESAGYEQLTTAEEVDKVLQQNGTSLVMVNSVCGCAGGIARPAASHALHYDKLPDRLVTVFAGQDKEATQQARDYFEGYAPSSPSFALVKDGKITEMIERHQIEGHDVMDVINQLQTLFEKYCEER
- a CDS encoding aromatic acid exporter family protein encodes the protein MLKLNPYKIGFRTLKTAVGITLGVILAKWIGLDNYASSAILIVLCIKHTKVHSVQAIVSRVVSCVLVLLFGSLIFSLLGQNAIVLGLIVLLFIPITVMLKVQEGVVTSCVILLHVFNAKTINLHLIINELLLLTIGLGIAFIMNLIMPSLDKKLLDFKREVESGFKEIFKSYSEACTHYNNDLVISFEKIQLDIRKAKSIAFRDVKNHFGRNENSYYHYFDMRQEQLELLRRLQPLIHQITVDDPLIEDISNLMAEIGKNVNSNDYTALRLHSLYEIRLSLDELPLPKSHQSLRSRASMMQILNELEEYLNIKSQFGSLRLHNEM
- the prli42 gene encoding stressosome-associated protein Prli42; protein product: MNNKVLKVIIIVMLIAVVAALLLTSLVPLMH
- a CDS encoding M20/M25/M40 family metallo-hydrolase; the protein is MVNSQRLLNTFLELVQINSETGHEEVIQPILKKRFEDLGLQVKEDNASKKEWLGANNLVCTLPSNTTEEDVSKIYFTSHMDTVVPGIDVKPQVKDDGYIYSDGTTVLGSDDKAGLAAIIETIEVLKENNIPHGQIQFVITVGEESGLKGAKELDPSMLDAQFGYAVDASQPVGTTVVGAPTQMVLKTTIHGKTAHASTPNEGISAINIAAKAISKMSLGQIDDYTTANIGKFHGGSATNIVADEVVIEAEARSHNDESIDKQVTHMKEVFEKTAQELGGQAKVEIEKSYPGFKIEDDDQVTQYAINSAQQLGLSGNTVIAGGGSDGSIINTYGIPTVILGVGYEHIHTTSERIAVESLNQLAQQLLKIIELVSE
- the gndA gene encoding NADP-dependent phosphogluconate dehydrogenase, with protein sequence MTQQIGVVGLAVMGKNLAWNIESRGYSVSVYNRSSEKTDEMVKESEGKQIHPTYSLEEFVNSLEKPRKILLMVKAGPATDATIDSLLPLLDDDDILIDGGNTNYQDTIRRNKALAESGINFIGMGVSGGEVGALTGPSLMPGGQEAAYNKVSDILDAIAAKAKDDASCVEYIGPNGAGHYVKMVHNGIEYADMQLIAESYAMMKDLLGMSHEEISKTFKEWNAGELESYLIEITGDIFTKLDENNEALVEKILDTAGQKGTGKWTSINALELGIPLTIITESVFARFISSIKQERVNASKELNGPEVKFNGNKEEFLEKIRKALYMSKICSYAQGFAQMRKASEENEWNLKLGDLAMIWREGCIIRAQFLQKIKDAYDNNAELQNLLLDPYFKGIVTEYQDALRDVIATGVRNGVPTPGFSASVNYYDSYRSEDLPANLIQAQRDYFGAHTYERKDKEGVFHTQWVEE
- a CDS encoding LacI family DNA-binding transcriptional regulator, which gives rise to MRTTIKDVASEANVSISTVSRVIRNNPKITEATANRVREAMDKLGYIPNQAARTLITNKTLTIGLIIKSSSSDVRQNPFNSDVLNGIHQECNRHGYSTKMTVSEHSNELFTEVKQMVQSRSVDGFILLYSKENDEIERLLHEHSLPYIVVGKPLNYDDVIHIDNDNINASQRLTKYLYDLGHRHMLFLKEPGNFAVTNDRELGFRNICEKFKIQYAVEEAESRHSVNKIVEHYCIEDHPLKPTVMITSDAMLNLQVLSVLYDYNLHIPDTIQTCTFNTSFLTKNAAPPQTSVCINPDLLGKKAGATIINLLKGLPVSFSKKEIETHLEIRQSTKNIAKENE
- a CDS encoding alpha-glucosidase: MTKNWWKEAVAYQVYPRSFNDSNNDGIGDLPGVIEKLDYLKDLGIDVIWLSPMYQSPNDDNGYDISDYQEIMDEFGTMEDFDRLLKGVHDRGMKLILDLVVNHTSDEHPWFIESKSSKDNPKRDWYIWADPKPDGSEPNNWESIFNGSTWQFDEVTDQYYFHLFSKKQPDLNWDNPEVREAVFDMMNWWFEKGIDGFRVDAITHIKKTFEAGDLPVPEGKRYAPAFEVDMNQPGIQEWLQEMKDESLSKYDIMTVGEANGVNPDNAEEWVGEDKGKFNMIFQFEHLGLWSTGDSQFDVKAYKEVLNRWQKTLEGVGWNALFIENHDQPRRVSTWGNDTDYWYESATSHAVVYFLQQGTPFIYQGQEIGMTNYPFESIETFNDVAVKNEYQIVKEQGGDVTQLLDKYKMENRDNSRTPMQWDDSTNGGFTEGEPWFPVNPNYKEINVEQQLEDEKSVLNFYKKLIQLKKSYDIYTYGQFDLVDADNEDVFAYTRKLDGKTVVVAGNLTDKSAQLSLAFEVDSEAIKLHNYDCPLNVASLKPFEAFVAEI